TGATAACAATATTACGCTCTCCATTATTATCTGGTAAATCAAAAGTATGGATATTAGAAACTTCTCCACCCAAAATTTCAATTGCTTTTTTTGCATCAACTAACTCATCCTGTGCATTTGGACCCTTCATAGCAATAAACGTTCCTGTGATTTTACATAACGGTAAACACAACTCACTCAAAACGGATGTTCGGGCCACTGCTCTAGCCATTACAACATCAAAGGATTGTCTGTATACTTGATTGTTACCAAATGACTCTGCTCTATCATGATAAAAGGTAACTCCTTCTAACTCTAACTGATCAGCTAGATGATTTAAGAAATTTATCCTTTTTTGTAGTGAATCAACAATTGTAACCTGTAATTGCGGGAAACAAATTTTTAATGGAATACTTGGAAAACCTGCACCCGCTCCCACATCACAAATACTAAGTTCTTTACCAAAATCGAAATAAAATGAGGCAGTTAGAGAGTCATAAAAGTGCTTGAGATAGACTCCGACTTCATCCGTTATTGAAGTTAAATTTATTTTGTCATTCCACTCCACTAGTGTATGAAAATAAATATCAAATTGATGTTTCTGTTGTTCAGATAATTCAATTCCATGTTCCGACATTTTTGTAGCAAATGATTCAGCATTCATCGACATTTAATTCCTTTCTATCTAGAAACAAACGTAACAAGTAGTTACTATGATTTACATTATATAATGCTTATTATTATACCTTAGCAATGTTTCCTTGTTCAATATAGACAAGAAGAATAGATACATCAGCTGGATTTACACCAGAAATACGCGAAGCTTGACCTACTGACAAAGGACGAACTTTTTTGAATTTCTCTTTCGCCTCTGTTGCAATACCACTAACGGCATCGTAATCAATATCTTCTGGAATCCATTTATTCTCCATTTTTTTCATTCGTTCTACTTGTTGATTAGATTTCTCAATGTAACCTCGATATTTAATTTGAATCTCTACTTGCTCCTTAACATCAAAATTTAAATCTATTGGTGCTGGCGTAAGCTTTTCAATTAATTGATAGTTAATTTCTGGTCTTTTCAATAATTCTACAGCTTTTGTTGGTTCTCTTAATTCCGTTGCACCAACCTCTTCCATTAACAATTTCAATGATTCAGATGGCTTTATTGTTTCCTTTTCCAAACGTGTCGTTTCCTCTTTAACAAATCTTTTTTTATCAATAAAAAGTTGATAGCGTTCTTCTGTGATCATACCTAATTGATAGCCAATTTCTGTTAAACGCATATCAGCATTATCATGTCGTAAAAGTAAACGGTATTCTGCTCTTGATGTCAATAAGCGATAGGGTTCATTTGTACCTTTTGTTACTAAATCGTCAATTAGCACACCAATATACGCTTGTGAACGATCTAGAACTAAAGGTTCTTTATCAAGTGCTCTCGCAGCTGCATTAATACCAGCGATCAGTCCTTGACCAGCCGCTTCTTCATATCCAGATGTTCCATTTATTTGTCCCGCTGTATACAGGCCAGGAACATTTTTCACTTCAAGTGTTGGCCATAATTGAGTCGGTACTACAGAATCATATTCAATTGCATATCCTGCACGCATAATTTCAGCATTTTCTAATCCTTCAATCGAACGTAGGATTTCACGTTGAACAAACTCTGGTAAAGAGGTTGATAACCCCTGTACATATACTTCTTCTGTATCTCTTCCTTCTGGTTCTAAGAAAACTTGGTGACGTGGTTTGTCATGAAAGCGAACAATTTTATCTTCAATTGACGGACAATAACGTGGCCCCGTACCTTTTATCATGCCTGAGTACATAGCAGATAAACCTAAATTGTCATTTATAATTTTATGTGTGAACTCATTAGTATACGTTAACCAGCAAGGAATTTGTTCAATTAATTCCTGAGATGTTTCATATGAGAAATGACTTGGATTTTCGTCCCCTGGCTGTATTTCTGTTTTTGAATAATCAATCGTATGACTATTCACACGTGGTGGTGTCCCTGTCTTGAAACGTACCAATTCAAAACCAATTTCCTCTAAATGCTCCGATAGTTTAACCGATGCTCGTTGGTTATTTGGTCCACTTTCATAAGACAAATCACCAATAATAACGCGAGATCTCATAAATGTTCCTGTTGTAATAATAACCGATTTTGCATGATAGGCTGCTTTTGTCTCCGTAATAACGCCTTTACATACACCATCTTCCATAATCAATTTCTCAACCATTGCTTGACGTAATGTTAAATTATCTTGGTTTTCTAATCTTTTTTTCATTTCTTGAATATATAGCGGTTTATCAGCTTGTGCTCTTAGCGCACGAACAGCTGGACCTTTTCCTGTATTAAGCATACGCATTTGGATATATGTTTTATCAATTACTTTTCCCATTAATCCACCTAATGCATCAACTTCTCTTACTACAACGCCTTTTGCTGGTCCACCAACAGATGGATTACACGGCATAAAGGCAATCATATCTAAATTTAATGTAAGCATTAACGTTTTCGCACCACGTTTTGCTGCAGCATTTGCCGCTTCTACACCTGCGTGTCCTGCACCAATAACTATTACATCAAAATTACCAGCATTATAAGTCATTAGTTGTCACCCTCTATCTACCTGTTATAAAACAGATTTTTTTATTTTCCTAAACAAAATTGTGAAAATAGTTGATCAATTAAACTGTCCTGAACTGTGTCCCCTATAATTTCACCTAATAATTGCCACGTGCGTGTTACATCAATTTGAACTAAATCAATTGGCATACCTTCTCTTAACGCAAACATTGCTTCATCAAGAGCTTGTAATGCTTGCTTTAACAATTGTATATGACGTACATTTGAAACGTATGTTAAGTCACCAGTATCTAATTCACCTTCAAAAAACCTGTCTGCAATTGCTGTTTCTAAATCATCTAAGCCTTTTTCTTCTATTAAAGCTGTTGTAATAAGAGGTTGTCCATTAGCCAATTGTTTTAGTTTCTCTAAGTCAATCTTCTTCGGTAAGTCTGTTTTATTTACAAGTACAATAACTTCTAAATCTTTTACTAATTCAAATAATTGAAGATCTTCATCCGTTAATGCCTCATTATAATTTAACACAAGTAAAATTAAATCTGCTTCCTTTAATACTTGACGAGAGCGTTCTACACCTATTTTTTCTACAATATCTT
The nucleotide sequence above comes from Paraliobacillus zengyii. Encoded proteins:
- the rsmG gene encoding 16S rRNA (guanine(527)-N(7))-methyltransferase RsmG, which translates into the protein MNAESFATKMSEHGIELSEQQKHQFDIYFHTLVEWNDKINLTSITDEVGVYLKHFYDSLTASFYFDFGKELSICDVGAGAGFPSIPLKICFPQLQVTIVDSLQKRINFLNHLADQLELEGVTFYHDRAESFGNNQVYRQSFDVVMARAVARTSVLSELCLPLCKITGTFIAMKGPNAQDELVDAKKAIEILGGEVSNIHTFDLPDNNGERNIVIIKKIKKTPNKYPRKPGVPNKSPL
- the mnmG gene encoding tRNA uridine-5-carboxymethylaminomethyl(34) synthesis enzyme MnmG; its protein translation is MTYNAGNFDVIVIGAGHAGVEAANAAAKRGAKTLMLTLNLDMIAFMPCNPSVGGPAKGVVVREVDALGGLMGKVIDKTYIQMRMLNTGKGPAVRALRAQADKPLYIQEMKKRLENQDNLTLRQAMVEKLIMEDGVCKGVITETKAAYHAKSVIITTGTFMRSRVIIGDLSYESGPNNQRASVKLSEHLEEIGFELVRFKTGTPPRVNSHTIDYSKTEIQPGDENPSHFSYETSQELIEQIPCWLTYTNEFTHKIINDNLGLSAMYSGMIKGTGPRYCPSIEDKIVRFHDKPRHQVFLEPEGRDTEEVYVQGLSTSLPEFVQREILRSIEGLENAEIMRAGYAIEYDSVVPTQLWPTLEVKNVPGLYTAGQINGTSGYEEAAGQGLIAGINAAARALDKEPLVLDRSQAYIGVLIDDLVTKGTNEPYRLLTSRAEYRLLLRHDNADMRLTEIGYQLGMITEERYQLFIDKKRFVKEETTRLEKETIKPSESLKLLMEEVGATELREPTKAVELLKRPEINYQLIEKLTPAPIDLNFDVKEQVEIQIKYRGYIEKSNQQVERMKKMENKWIPEDIDYDAVSGIATEAKEKFKKVRPLSVGQASRISGVNPADVSILLVYIEQGNIAKV